One genomic segment of Pseudomonas fortuita includes these proteins:
- a CDS encoding Na+/H+ antiporter family protein: MNAVIAAVGIMLILSLSRVHVVIALIIGALVGGLVGGLGIEGTLKAFNGGLGGGATVALSYALLGAFAVAIAKSGLAHALADRALAMIDRQGHTNGGKVKWLMIGLMLVVAVSSQNILPIHIAFIPLLVPPLLYVLTRLRIDRRLIACVITFGLITPYMFLPVGFGNIFLNEILLANVARAGVDVSGVNVTHAMAIPAAGMLVGLLLAVFISYRKKRDYDLARIEQVEQVSVQYNPLTLLVAGLAIAAAFIVQLLLDSMIIGAMVGFLIFSLSGIVKWKDTDGLFTEGMKMMAMIGFIMIAASGFADVMKATGEVQSLVETSARWIDHSKGIGALMMLLVGLLVTMGIGSSFSTVPILAAIFVPLCVQLGFDPLATVCIVGTAGALGDAGSPASDSTLGPTSGLNVDGQHHHIWDTVVPTFIHYNLPLLAFGWLAAMTL, from the coding sequence ATGAATGCAGTGATCGCCGCGGTCGGCATCATGCTGATACTCAGCCTGTCCCGCGTGCACGTGGTCATCGCCCTGATCATCGGTGCCCTGGTCGGTGGGCTGGTGGGCGGCCTGGGCATCGAGGGCACGTTAAAGGCGTTCAACGGTGGCTTGGGCGGTGGTGCCACGGTTGCCTTGTCCTACGCTCTGCTGGGCGCTTTTGCCGTGGCCATTGCCAAGTCGGGCCTGGCCCATGCCTTGGCTGACCGTGCACTGGCCATGATCGATCGCCAGGGGCACACCAATGGCGGCAAGGTCAAATGGCTGATGATCGGCCTGATGCTGGTGGTGGCGGTGTCGTCGCAGAACATCCTGCCCATCCACATTGCGTTCATTCCGCTGCTGGTGCCGCCGTTGTTGTATGTACTGACCCGCCTGCGCATCGACCGCCGGCTGATCGCCTGCGTGATCACCTTCGGCCTGATTACCCCGTACATGTTCTTGCCAGTGGGCTTCGGCAACATATTCCTCAATGAAATCCTGCTGGCCAACGTCGCGCGCGCCGGTGTCGACGTGAGCGGTGTCAACGTCACCCACGCCATGGCCATCCCCGCTGCTGGCATGCTGGTCGGCCTGCTCCTGGCGGTGTTTATCAGCTACCGCAAGAAGCGTGACTACGATCTGGCGCGCATTGAGCAGGTGGAGCAGGTGAGCGTGCAGTACAACCCGCTGACACTGCTGGTGGCCGGGCTGGCAATCGCCGCCGCGTTCATCGTCCAGTTGCTGCTGGACTCGATGATCATCGGCGCCATGGTCGGTTTTCTGATTTTCTCGCTGTCAGGCATCGTCAAATGGAAGGACACTGACGGCCTGTTTACCGAAGGCATGAAGATGATGGCCATGATCGGCTTCATCATGATTGCCGCCTCGGGTTTTGCTGACGTCATGAAGGCCACCGGTGAGGTGCAGAGCCTGGTGGAAACCTCCGCCCGGTGGATCGACCACAGCAAGGGCATCGGTGCCCTGATGATGTTGCTGGTCGGGCTGCTGGTGACCATGGGCATCGGCTCGTCGTTCTCCACGGTGCCAATCCTGGCCGCGATCTTTGTGCCGCTGTGCGTGCAACTGGGGTTCGACCCGCTGGCCACCGTGTGCATCGTCGGTACTGCTGGCGCTTTGGGGGACGCAGGCTCGCCGGCCTCTGACTCGACTTTGGGGCCGACCTCGGGCCTGAACGTAGATGGTCAGCACCACCATATCTGGGACACCGTGGTACCGACCTTCATCCACTACAACCTGCCATTGCTGGCGTTTGGGTGGTTGGCAGCGATGACGCTGTAA
- a CDS encoding ABC transporter substrate-binding protein, whose amino-acid sequence MNKFSTLLAGLLLAVGLASTDSAVSAEQPSPIHFGAISWESGALTTEILRLIAERGYGYATDTLPGSTVSMEVALARNDLQVIAEEWAGRSPAWVKAEQEGQVFALGNTVKNAEEGWWVPAYVIEGDAVRKLKPLAPELRSVDDLKHYPQVFRDPESPDKGRFLNSPSGWTSETVNSQKLKAYGLDELYTNFRSGSGAAMDAEIASAIRRGQPVLFYYWNPTPLMGRYKLIRLQEPPFDAQAWATLTDAGNPNPKGSRSLPAKLSIGVSKAFRDGYPDLVTVFEQVDLPIDRLNKALAVMSEKRTPPREAALAFLRDNRDVWKAWLPADVADKVEGSL is encoded by the coding sequence ATGAACAAGTTTTCAACGCTGCTGGCCGGCTTGTTGCTGGCCGTAGGCCTGGCCAGCACCGACAGTGCTGTATCGGCAGAGCAACCCTCCCCCATCCACTTTGGTGCCATAAGCTGGGAAAGCGGCGCCCTCACCACCGAAATTCTGCGGCTGATTGCGGAGCGCGGCTATGGCTACGCCACCGACACCCTGCCCGGCAGCACCGTCAGCATGGAAGTGGCCTTGGCCCGCAACGACCTCCAGGTGATCGCCGAAGAGTGGGCCGGGCGCAGCCCTGCGTGGGTCAAGGCGGAACAGGAAGGCCAGGTTTTCGCACTGGGCAACACGGTCAAAAATGCAGAAGAAGGCTGGTGGGTCCCCGCGTACGTGATCGAGGGCGACGCTGTTCGAAAGCTGAAGCCTTTGGCGCCCGAACTGCGCAGCGTCGATGACCTCAAGCACTACCCACAGGTATTTCGTGACCCCGAGTCACCCGACAAGGGCCGTTTTTTGAACAGCCCCAGCGGCTGGACATCGGAAACGGTCAACAGCCAGAAACTCAAGGCGTATGGCCTGGATGAGCTGTACACGAACTTTCGCAGTGGCTCCGGTGCGGCGATGGACGCCGAAATCGCCTCCGCCATCCGCCGTGGCCAGCCGGTGCTGTTCTACTACTGGAACCCGACCCCGCTGATGGGGCGATACAAACTCATCCGCTTGCAAGAACCACCGTTCGATGCCCAGGCCTGGGCCACCCTGACAGATGCCGGCAACCCTAACCCAAAGGGCAGCCGCTCACTGCCGGCGAAACTGTCCATCGGCGTATCCAAGGCCTTCCGTGATGGCTACCCGGACCTGGTGACGGTGTTCGAGCAGGTCGACCTGCCGATCGATCGGCTCAACAAGGCGCTGGCCGTCATGAGTGAAAAGCGCACGCCACCGCGCGAGGCCGCACTCGCCTTCCTGCGTGACAATCGCGATGTGTGGAAAGCCTGGCTGCCCGCAGACGTCGCCGACAAGGTCGAGGGCAGCCTGTGA
- a CDS encoding ABC transporter permease → MSNGFPQALQFSFAESVNRLVDWLVLNYGDQLRAVSDQLLQLLVGLENLLRLLPWWLLLLLVGLLAWHASRSLLRSAVLVALLALIGMLGLWDKLLQTLALVLVSTGLCVLVGVPLGILLASRPLARRLLLPVLDVMQTLPAFVYLIPVLMLFGLGKVPAVFATLIYALPPLVRLTELGLSQIDPSLLQAAHGLGASRWQRLRRIALPLALPSIMAGLNQSVMMALSMVVVASMIGARGLGEDVLAGIQTLNVGQGVEAGLAIVALAMVIDRISQAYGRIAR, encoded by the coding sequence GTGAGCAATGGCTTTCCCCAAGCGCTGCAGTTTTCTTTCGCTGAAAGCGTAAACAGGCTGGTCGACTGGCTGGTACTCAATTACGGCGATCAGTTGCGCGCGGTTTCAGACCAGCTGCTGCAACTGCTGGTCGGCCTGGAGAACCTGCTGCGCCTGCTGCCCTGGTGGCTGTTGTTGCTGCTGGTTGGCCTGCTTGCCTGGCACGCCAGCCGCAGCCTGCTGCGCAGCGCGGTACTGGTGGCGCTGCTGGCGCTGATTGGCATGCTCGGGCTGTGGGACAAGCTGCTGCAAACCTTGGCCTTGGTACTGGTGAGCACCGGTTTGTGCGTGCTGGTGGGCGTGCCGCTGGGCATACTGCTCGCGTCCCGGCCACTGGCCAGGCGGCTACTGTTACCCGTGCTGGATGTGATGCAGACGCTGCCGGCCTTCGTTTACCTGATCCCGGTGCTGATGCTGTTCGGCCTGGGCAAGGTCCCTGCCGTGTTCGCCACGCTGATCTACGCCCTGCCGCCACTGGTGCGGCTGACCGAACTGGGCCTGAGCCAGATCGACCCTTCGCTGCTGCAGGCCGCGCACGGCCTGGGGGCCAGCCGCTGGCAGCGGTTACGGCGCATTGCGCTGCCACTGGCGCTGCCAAGCATCATGGCTGGGCTCAACCAGTCGGTAATGATGGCCTTGTCGATGGTGGTGGTGGCATCGATGATCGGTGCCCGCGGTTTGGGTGAGGATGTGCTGGCGGGAATCCAGACCCTGAACGTCGGCCAGGGTGTGGAGGCCGGCCTGGCGATCGTCGCCTTGGCCATGGTGATCGACCGGATCAGCCAAGCGTATGGGCGTATTGCGCGCTGA